Genomic DNA from Solanum dulcamara chromosome 4, daSolDulc1.2, whole genome shotgun sequence:
ATTCGTCATCTTATAACTGTGGCATATTTTTAAAGTTTCGTTTTAGTAGACTATTAGTATGTTAAATCTgtcaaaatccaaaaaaaacatGTCTAATCATTTTAATTTTCCTGTGACTACGACAAAACTTTTAAGTATAATTTTTATACACTAACAACGTACAAATATCAGATgattttaagtataaataacaatccataaaaaataatatgagaTTAATTAATGACATGTACGTTTATATGCTATAACATATATTATAGTACAatagtaatataaatttttgTGGAATATCAGTATATACAAGTTAAGACCATATATAGCTAAACTTTTCCTATATAACCTATACAACTGTGATATGCTTTATAAGAATTTCCATAATTATTCTATTCATGGATAAACTTAAGCTGCCTTGATGGAAATCTAACTTCCTTTATTCAACAATTCAACCAGAACAAGAACTCAAAAATCCGAGGGGTTGACCCTTCGTAAACGTCATTCATGGAGAAAACTAAGGGAAATAGTCCTagtatatacatatagacaatCCCTGTATgggtaaattttatttagatattgGAGTTATGACTTGGACTGATCGAGTACTTGAAATGAAGAAAACGTTCCTATATTTTAGACACTTTCAACTCGAATTTTGAAAAAGTTTTTGTTCATGCACTTGTTATGTAATAAGTCAATCACATAAATATATGTTACCATCTTTATTTACACGcgttaaataattaattactgGACAAGTCAAACTGCCTAAGCTGGTAGACGCCTCTATAAAAACCAAGCAATTTAACACTAGTTGCTGCAAATTACAGAAAGTTCCTGATATTGTATGTACGTACTCTTATAATGGCAAATAAGCTCaggtaattaattatttaaattaatgcTGCTCTTCGGTACAttaatttaatttctttctttcttttctcttgctCATGTGAATTATAACTTGCTGTCTCAAATTGTGTCATTAATTAGTTCATCATCAATATCATAACACTATAAGCAAGATGTGTACTTTTAGCTTTAAACAAATGTTTAATTGTGTAATTTGTGCGCCTGCTGGTTTTCTTGGATAAAATGTGTACTTATAGGTTTAATCAAATGTTTATTGTGGTATGCATGCATCCTGCAGGTTGGAGGGTAAAGTGGCTATAATTACGGGTGCTGCAAGTGGCATTGGTGAAGCAAGTGCAAGATTATTCGTCCAACATGGTGCTTGTGTGATCGTCACTGATATTCAAGATGAACTCGGTCTACAAGTAGTGGCGTCCATCGGAACAGACAAGGCCACCTACCGTCACTGCGACGTCACAGACGAGAAACAAGTAGAGGATACCGTAGCCTACGCGGTCGAGAAATATGGTACTCTCGACGTCATGTTTAGTAATGTCGGGACGTTGCACTTTTGCAGCGTCCTCGACATGAACGTGACGGTCTTCGATGAGACCATGGTCATCAATGCTCGAGGATCCGCTTTAGCCGTTAAGCATGCGGCTAGAGTCATGGTTGCTAAGAAAATCCGCGGATCCATTATATGCACCGCGAGTTTAGAGGGTATCCTAGCGGGGGCTGCTTCCTTAGCCTACGTAGCGTCAAAGCATGCAGTCGTAGGCATTGTGAAAGCGGCGGCACGTGAGCTAGGTCCGCACGGGATCAGGGTGAATGGGGTGTCGCCTTATGGCATAGCGACGCCCCTGGTGTGCAAAGCCTACGGGTTGGACATGGCTCCACTGGAAGCAGCAATATGTGGAAATGCTCACTTGAAAGGTGTTACGTTGAGCACGATGCATGTAGCACAAGCAGCACTTTTCTTGGCGTCCGATGAATCCGCTTACATAAGTGGTCAAAATTTGGCTGTTGATGGTGGTCTTAGTTCTATTTTGAAGTTAGAATAAATCATCCCTCTCTCGTTGGTGTGCTGTGATGTTGGCCTTACTTCTATTTTGAAGCTACAATAAATCTTTTCCTCTCTTGTGAGTGTACTGTTTCCTCTTCTTAAGGTTCCACACAATATTTGACAGGTCAACTTTGAGTTTACTTATTTGCTTGTGAATATCTACTCAATTTTAAGCGAGTTGCGTAGATTATATATGTTTGGGCTTATGTTAAACACTGCTAATATCGAGagaaatataaagtaaaatgaTACATTTAGAAATAATTATCAGATTATAAGCATTAGGAGAAAGACATCCAGAATAATATAGTTTGTAATCAATCTTAGGTTGATTGCAGGTCAAATATGGGCTGCTGATTCGTAcgtcaatataaataaatttattaattaaaatattatactttTGATCTTACTGCAGGTGATGCTTTTTTTAGTCTCTGATTTGCTACCTGATAATATCTTCATTTAATTAGTGCCTTGATATAATTAGCTTTATTGAAAATTGGATATCTCTTTCTATTGCAAATTGAATGTAATTTTCCAAGTGGGCATCATTTttaagtgggcaacttgctcATTTCgtatttgtttttcttattatgcatatatataggcaatatagggagaggaaaagagacttgcatatggtgttcatcgacttggaaaaggcttacgataaagtcccacgagagatactatggagatgtttggaggctaaaggtgtacatgtagcgtacataagggtgatcaaggacatgtacgagggtgccaaaaccagggtaaggacaataggaggggactcagaacactttccagttatgatggggttgcaccaaggatcagctcttagcccgttcctatttgccttggtgatggatggattgacgcgacaaattcaaggtgaggtgccatggtgtatgctttttgcggacgacatagtcctcatcgatgagactcgtagcggagttaacgctaagctggaagattggagacgcaccttggagtctaaggggtttaagctgagtaggaccaagacagagtacctagagtgcaagttcagtgagacacctcaagaggttggcgcggaagttaggctcggggaccaatcCATCCagaagagaagtagttttaagtatcttggttctatcatgcaagacagcggagagatcgacgaggatgtcacacaccgtattggggaaggatggatgaaatggaggctcgcctccggtgtgttatgtgacaagaaggtgccaccacaacttaagggcaagttctacaaagtggtcgttagaccagctatgttgtatggggcggagtgttggccagttaaggtctcccacgtgcaaaggatgaaggttgccgagatgagaatgttgagatggatgtgtgggcataccaggagtgacaagattagaaatgaggctattcgagaaaagataggagtgacctcggtggaagacaagatgcgggaaacgcgactgagatggtttggacatgtgaagaggagagtcccagatgcaccagtgcggagatgtgagaggctggccatggattgtttcagaagaggtaggggtaggccgaagaaatattggggagaggtgatcagacaggacatggcgcatttacgacttaccgaggacatgaccctagataggagggtgtggaggacacacattagggtagaaggctagtacataatgattttattctcccttattcgtaggcgtattaacgcactatgatttcttgtactctgatgtatgctatttatggtatttatgttattatccaataataatatctactatttttgtgctttgattataatattgtttggaccgttttcgtcatctacttatttattctaatattcttgtctaacctttttctatgcttttattgagccgggggtctttcggaaacagccgtcctacattggtaggagtcaggtctgcgtacactctaccctccccagaccccacgatgtgggatttcactaggttgttgttgttgttgtatataggCAAGATTGTTAGAAGAAAATGGATGCATAGAGACgaaaacaagaaaatcaattctactctctctatattttctttctctctttcctttataaaattgtcgagttagttaatttataacacgttattagCACGAGCCTCCGTCGctttaaactatatttttaagaaggtaataaaagggtaagaattttattttcttaacatgtctaatatttcaaaactcgaatttgttgctcttgatatttctAGAAAAGGCTACacatcatgggcactagatgctgaaatacatctagaatcgatgggtctggcagataccatcaaagatgaaaatacgacatctagtcaagaccgtgccaaagccatgatatttctccgtcaccatcttAACGAGGgattaaaattacaatatctcacattaaaagatccccttaaattgtggaaaaattt
This window encodes:
- the LOC129884836 gene encoding short-chain dehydrogenase reductase 3b-like translates to MANKLRLEGKVAIITGAASGIGEASARLFVQHGACVIVTDIQDELGLQVVASIGTDKATYRHCDVTDEKQVEDTVAYAVEKYGTLDVMFSNVGTLHFCSVLDMNVTVFDETMVINARGSALAVKHAARVMVAKKIRGSIICTASLEGILAGAASLAYVASKHAVVGIVKAAARELGPHGIRVNGVSPYGIATPLVCKAYGLDMAPLEAAICGNAHLKGVTLSTMHVAQAALFLASDESAYISGQNLAVDGGLSSILKLE